One window of the Posidoniimonas polymericola genome contains the following:
- a CDS encoding sigma-70 family RNA polymerase sigma factor — translation MGTPHANDANPQDASSGDASSGDKPAPVDEAFIQLLTAEQFRLRRYITVLLGDPDAASNVLQETNVAIWRKSQTFEPGTNFRAWSRKVAYWQVQAYVRDQGRDRLVFTEKLVEQLTNREEAQDPREAEVRLALRHCLASVSKKNRDMLRMRYEDGMPVAKLADSIGKSPSAVKVGLMRIRRALQGCIERQVAENA, via the coding sequence TTGGGCACACCGCACGCCAACGACGCCAATCCGCAGGACGCATCGTCGGGGGACGCATCGTCGGGGGACAAGCCGGCCCCAGTGGACGAGGCCTTCATCCAGCTGCTGACTGCCGAACAGTTTCGCCTGCGTCGGTATATTACGGTGCTGCTGGGCGACCCAGACGCGGCTAGCAACGTCCTGCAAGAGACCAACGTTGCGATCTGGCGCAAGTCCCAGACCTTCGAGCCAGGGACCAACTTCCGCGCCTGGTCGAGGAAAGTGGCGTACTGGCAAGTGCAGGCCTACGTCCGGGACCAGGGCCGCGACCGATTGGTGTTCACCGAGAAGCTCGTCGAGCAACTCACCAATCGGGAAGAGGCCCAGGACCCGCGCGAGGCAGAAGTCCGCCTCGCGCTGCGTCACTGCCTGGCGAGCGTTAGCAAGAAGAACCGCGACATGCTGCGGATGCGATATGAGGACGGGATGCCGGTCGCGAAACTTGCGGATAGCATCGGCAAGAGCCCGTCGGCGGTCAAAGTAGGTTTGATGCGGATCCGGAGGGCGCTGCAAGGCTGCATCGAGAGGCAGGTTGCAGAGAACGCCTAA
- a CDS encoding DUF1559 family PulG-like putative transporter gives MVIAIIGILVALLLPAVQAAREAARRTKCVNNLKNITLGMLNHESTYGNLPSSGWAGNWTGDPDRGAGATQPGSWLYSILPFIEETPIYEMGSGLTGAARFAKLAERDATPIDVLNCPSRREGGPYAASNTAKSGDGTGGVGQYVQRVGARADYAVSVGDETQYDGNCIGLCPSDYKKTSYDPKDFPPKAAKFTGISYCGAAVKLRQITDGLSKTIALGERWVPEEIYADGENWVADDWGMYAGFQDDMAKSTYYNGRNPTHRPRGDFESLEAVQTELGTFGDRTREFFGGPHTGGCMFSMCDGSVSLLNYDVDVETFRQMGARADGGQIKEFARTRN, from the coding sequence GTGGTCATCGCTATCATCGGCATCCTAGTAGCTTTGCTACTTCCCGCAGTTCAGGCCGCACGGGAAGCCGCTCGGCGAACCAAGTGTGTCAACAACTTGAAAAACATCACCCTCGGCATGCTCAATCATGAGTCGACCTACGGCAACCTGCCGTCGTCGGGCTGGGCCGGCAACTGGACCGGCGACCCAGACCGCGGCGCCGGGGCGACTCAGCCCGGCAGCTGGCTGTACAGCATCCTGCCGTTTATCGAGGAGACCCCGATCTACGAAATGGGCAGTGGGCTCACCGGCGCGGCTCGGTTCGCTAAGTTGGCAGAGCGTGACGCGACCCCGATTGACGTGTTGAACTGCCCCTCACGCCGTGAGGGGGGACCGTACGCAGCCAGCAACACGGCGAAGTCGGGCGATGGAACGGGTGGTGTAGGGCAATATGTACAACGGGTGGGCGCGCGAGCCGACTACGCGGTTAGTGTCGGCGATGAAACCCAGTACGACGGCAACTGCATCGGTCTCTGCCCGAGCGATTACAAGAAGACCAGCTACGACCCCAAGGATTTTCCCCCGAAGGCCGCCAAGTTCACCGGGATCAGCTACTGCGGCGCCGCAGTCAAGCTTAGACAGATTACCGACGGGCTCAGCAAGACAATCGCCCTCGGCGAGCGCTGGGTCCCCGAAGAGATCTACGCTGATGGCGAGAACTGGGTGGCAGACGACTGGGGCATGTACGCCGGGTTCCAGGACGACATGGCGAAGTCGACCTACTACAACGGCCGCAACCCGACGCACCGCCCGCGCGGCGACTTCGAATCGCTCGAGGCAGTTCAGACCGAACTCGGCACTTTCGGTGACCGAACCCGCGAGTTCTTTGGCGGCCCGCACACCGGCGGCTGCATGTTCTCGATGTGCGACGGGTCCGTCAGCCTGCTGAACTACGACGTCGACGTCGAAACCTTCCGCCAGATGGGCGCCCGCGCCGATGGCGGTCAGATCAAAGAGTTCGCTCGCACCCGCAATTAG
- a CDS encoding PEP-CTERM sorting domain-containing protein gives MAKNSIVPALGGRALLLAGALFWLASPAHAFNVITPGDPIIAIDLDFTIGSSFPLAEGPENILDNNISTKYLNFGTSDTGFIVNPAGSPTVRSFTLTTANDAPERDPASWVLYGTNDPIVSESNSNGRLENWTQIDMGALSLTNDRQTLQGAFNVSNSTGYDSYKMIFPTTKTPDTIMQVADVSFFDALDGGGSSLLNIGDPVLAIRDVDPFPSSNSPANELAERLIDRDLNTKYLNFGKQNSGFIISPTTGSTVINKFSITTANDFPDRDPATWELYGTNEAITTESNGIGDEQNWTLIDSGAFTANEAPIGRFTKGDDVTVSNNTAYSSYRMIFPDVRNNDTACCMQISEISLDAQDLAILTVNRQTGAVEIEAVVDVALGNYEIVSNSTEGLTPANWTSIASTNGDPNDAWVEESAEATLLRESDEAGTGADDGRTLLAGQSISLGNIWQLLPSSFEDLQFNVRGSDGSLIGGTVEYTGPEILLGDYSGNGSVGAEDWPAFKAVYGGTYEGATALEAYLGGDLDGDFDSDIHDFNLFVAAAGGAAALFGTVPEPSSLMLFGAMAAGLGLRRRRAIVAKAPVAAAVALSVLCASQASAQYQLVGPIDQTTIVTSIPAGQENENENSGPENLLEDPFMAPDLDINLDLFNFSYATPDLDPAPLQYAGLGVAPKTVFFDYGSSVTANHFVYAQRSGGNPIADRVGQFEFWFSNTDFGGVVPTGEPDSVFNLSPTDNRLLDSVIRPYPLYGSQSGRYVAVRFTVSEISGDAGNIGGHEFHLATGPTEPVVEVNRATGAMTLRNNLSGAAAVDMKSLTIESPSGGLDASSFNGLGGDSGAFPLGNGSGNGWEVGGGSDFFRLAEGYFASESTLAAGVSGLSLGNGYNPLSVAEDLIITYSNAAGEVYNARVTYTGTAPDVLLGDFNDDNVVDAADYTVWRDAFGTTTVLPNDKTPGEVTDLDYMDWVANYGTVGAAPAASAPEPTAALLAGVLSLGFASRRRR, from the coding sequence ATGGCGAAGAATAGCATTGTGCCCGCCCTCGGGGGGCGCGCCTTACTACTAGCGGGCGCCCTCTTCTGGCTCGCCTCGCCTGCCCATGCATTCAACGTGATTACCCCCGGCGACCCGATCATCGCCATCGACCTCGACTTTACGATTGGCAGCAGCTTCCCCCTCGCCGAGGGGCCGGAGAATATCCTCGACAACAACATCAGCACCAAGTACCTCAACTTCGGGACCAGCGACACGGGTTTCATCGTGAACCCGGCCGGTTCGCCGACCGTGCGGAGCTTCACGCTGACCACCGCCAACGACGCGCCAGAACGCGACCCCGCGTCATGGGTGCTCTACGGCACCAACGATCCGATTGTCTCGGAGTCGAACAGCAACGGCCGACTCGAGAACTGGACGCAGATCGACATGGGCGCGCTGTCTTTGACCAACGATCGCCAAACGCTGCAGGGCGCTTTCAACGTCAGCAACTCGACCGGCTACGACTCCTACAAGATGATCTTCCCGACCACCAAGACCCCCGACACCATTATGCAGGTGGCGGATGTGTCGTTCTTCGACGCCCTCGATGGTGGCGGCAGCAGCCTGCTGAACATTGGTGACCCGGTGCTGGCGATCCGCGATGTCGACCCGTTCCCCTCTAGCAACTCCCCGGCGAATGAGCTCGCCGAGCGGCTGATCGACCGTGACCTGAACACCAAGTACCTGAACTTTGGCAAGCAGAACTCGGGCTTCATTATCTCGCCGACGACCGGCTCGACCGTTATCAACAAGTTCAGCATCACCACGGCGAATGACTTCCCCGACCGCGATCCGGCGACCTGGGAGCTCTACGGCACCAACGAGGCGATCACCACCGAATCGAACGGCATCGGCGACGAGCAGAACTGGACGCTGATCGACTCCGGCGCCTTCACCGCCAATGAGGCGCCCATCGGTCGCTTTACCAAGGGCGACGACGTCACCGTCAGCAACAACACGGCCTACTCGTCGTACCGGATGATCTTCCCCGACGTGCGCAACAACGATACCGCTTGCTGCATGCAGATTTCGGAGATCTCGCTCGACGCGCAGGACCTGGCGATCCTGACGGTCAATCGCCAGACCGGCGCGGTTGAGATCGAAGCGGTTGTGGATGTCGCCCTGGGCAACTACGAGATTGTCTCGAACTCGACCGAGGGCCTGACCCCTGCGAACTGGACCTCGATTGCGTCCACAAACGGCGACCCCAACGACGCGTGGGTTGAAGAGTCGGCGGAGGCCACGCTGCTCAGGGAGAGCGACGAGGCGGGCACAGGCGCCGACGACGGCCGCACCCTGCTGGCCGGCCAGTCGATCAGCCTGGGCAATATCTGGCAGTTGCTGCCCAGCTCGTTTGAGGATCTACAGTTCAACGTTCGTGGCAGCGACGGCTCGCTCATCGGCGGCACCGTCGAGTACACCGGCCCGGAGATTCTACTCGGGGACTACTCGGGTAACGGCAGTGTGGGCGCCGAAGACTGGCCGGCCTTCAAGGCCGTCTACGGCGGCACTTACGAGGGCGCAACCGCGCTGGAGGCCTACCTTGGTGGCGACCTCGACGGCGACTTTGATTCCGACATCCACGACTTCAACCTGTTCGTCGCCGCGGCGGGCGGGGCTGCGGCTCTCTTTGGAACCGTTCCCGAGCCGTCTTCGCTGATGCTGTTCGGCGCCATGGCCGCTGGCCTCGGGCTCCGTCGGCGCCGTGCAATCGTGGCGAAGGCCCCGGTCGCGGCGGCGGTAGCCCTGAGCGTGCTGTGCGCCTCGCAGGCCTCGGCCCAGTACCAACTGGTTGGCCCGATCGATCAGACGACTATCGTCACCTCGATCCCCGCTGGTCAGGAGAATGAGAACGAGAACTCGGGTCCCGAGAACCTGCTCGAGGACCCCTTTATGGCTCCGGACCTCGACATCAACCTCGACCTTTTTAACTTCAGCTACGCCACGCCCGACCTTGATCCCGCGCCGCTGCAGTACGCGGGTCTGGGCGTCGCCCCGAAGACGGTCTTTTTTGACTACGGTTCGAGCGTCACGGCCAATCACTTCGTGTACGCCCAGCGTTCCGGCGGCAACCCGATTGCCGACCGTGTTGGCCAGTTCGAGTTCTGGTTCAGCAACACCGACTTCGGCGGCGTGGTCCCGACCGGCGAGCCGGACTCTGTGTTTAACCTGTCGCCGACCGACAACCGACTGCTCGACAGCGTCATCCGTCCGTACCCGCTGTACGGGAGCCAATCGGGCCGCTACGTCGCGGTGCGGTTCACCGTTTCGGAGATCTCCGGGGACGCCGGCAACATCGGCGGCCACGAGTTCCACCTGGCGACTGGCCCTACCGAGCCCGTGGTTGAGGTGAACCGCGCGACCGGCGCCATGACCCTCCGCAACAACCTGTCCGGCGCGGCCGCGGTTGACATGAAGTCGCTCACCATCGAGAGCCCCTCCGGCGGTCTTGATGCGTCCAGTTTCAATGGCCTGGGCGGCGACTCTGGCGCATTCCCGCTCGGCAACGGCAGCGGCAACGGCTGGGAGGTCGGTGGCGGCTCCGACTTCTTCCGGCTGGCCGAGGGCTACTTCGCGTCGGAGTCGACCCTGGCCGCAGGCGTGTCGGGCTTGTCGCTCGGCAACGGGTACAACCCGCTGTCGGTGGCTGAGGACCTGATCATCACCTACAGCAACGCTGCTGGCGAGGTCTACAACGCCCGCGTGACCTACACCGGCACGGCGCCGGACGTGCTGCTCGGTGATTTCAATGACGACAACGTCGTCGACGCGGCCGACTACACGGTCTGGCGGGACGCGTTCGGCACTACCACCGTGCTCCCGAACGACAAGACCCCTGGCGAGGTTACGGACCTCGACTACATGGACTGGGTGGCCAACTACGGTACGGTTGGCGCCGCCCCCGCGGCTTCAGCCCCGGAGCCAACCGCCGCCCTGCTGGCCGGCGTCCTTTCACTGGGTTTCGCGTCGCGCCGTCGACGCTAA
- a CDS encoding alpha-L-fucosidase: MRRILQNLGLAIVCWAAVGIASAEVDVDSFPVEHLDFSIAEGPFEPTWESIAEQHPGAAPWFRDAKVGIWIHWGPQAAGEAGDWYAKKMYLEDDSAAAKHRERFGHPSEFGYKDVLNQWRTPDFDADALMTRFHDAGFRYAIIMGVHHDNFDLWDSRHQPWNSTRVGPRRNFLKEWLTAAKRHGVRSGVSFHHEYTWWWWQPAFGADSSGPMAGVPYDGLLTAADGKAKWWDGLDPRDLYGSPLQGYPQYEPVHLIAHGRQGIFDHHLDYAREYATKWAARIMDVVDRYDVDFIYTDGNSTQPFSGKRSGSGYKCDAAQRVVAHYFNRTLERRGKVDAFAVVKFSKPQNGLASTSESRIGGGINTERMWMGERAVGSWFYAPGFVYDCKSAVQSLLEYASRDGNFALSVPITPSGGLTPDAVEMLEGFGRWMKINGRGIYGSTAWRVFSEGTGKLPGGAIGARTADYQFSNEDFRFTVGADGALYVWCMATPESGATLLVRSLASSSANAKETIESVELLGSELEVVWERLEEGLRITCPDMSALRHAVGFRVVLE, encoded by the coding sequence TTGCGTCGCATCCTGCAAAATCTTGGCCTGGCGATTGTCTGTTGGGCCGCGGTTGGGATCGCCAGCGCCGAGGTCGACGTCGATTCGTTCCCGGTTGAGCACCTCGACTTCAGCATCGCCGAGGGGCCGTTCGAGCCGACCTGGGAGTCGATTGCCGAGCAGCACCCAGGGGCGGCGCCGTGGTTCCGCGACGCGAAGGTCGGCATCTGGATCCACTGGGGGCCGCAGGCCGCGGGAGAGGCGGGCGACTGGTACGCCAAGAAGATGTACCTGGAGGACGACTCCGCGGCGGCCAAGCACCGGGAACGCTTTGGCCACCCTTCGGAGTTCGGCTACAAGGACGTGCTAAATCAGTGGCGCACCCCCGACTTCGACGCCGACGCCCTGATGACGCGGTTCCACGACGCCGGATTCCGCTACGCAATCATCATGGGCGTTCACCACGACAACTTCGACCTGTGGGATTCTCGCCACCAGCCGTGGAACTCGACCCGCGTGGGGCCGCGGCGAAACTTCCTGAAGGAGTGGCTCACCGCGGCCAAGCGGCACGGCGTCCGCTCTGGGGTGAGCTTTCACCACGAGTACACCTGGTGGTGGTGGCAGCCGGCGTTCGGCGCCGACTCGTCCGGCCCCATGGCGGGCGTCCCTTACGACGGCCTGCTGACCGCGGCTGATGGGAAGGCAAAGTGGTGGGACGGCCTCGACCCCCGCGACCTCTACGGCAGTCCCCTGCAGGGCTACCCACAGTACGAACCGGTCCACCTGATCGCCCACGGACGCCAGGGGATCTTCGATCACCACCTCGACTACGCCCGCGAGTACGCGACCAAGTGGGCCGCACGGATCATGGACGTGGTCGATCGGTACGACGTCGACTTCATCTACACCGACGGCAACTCGACGCAGCCGTTCAGCGGCAAGCGGAGCGGGTCCGGCTACAAGTGCGACGCCGCGCAGCGGGTTGTGGCCCACTACTTCAATCGGACCCTCGAACGCCGTGGCAAGGTCGATGCGTTTGCGGTCGTGAAGTTTAGCAAGCCGCAGAACGGCCTGGCGTCGACCAGCGAGAGCCGGATCGGGGGCGGCATCAACACCGAGCGGATGTGGATGGGCGAGCGGGCCGTGGGGAGCTGGTTCTACGCGCCGGGCTTTGTCTACGATTGCAAGTCCGCCGTCCAGTCGCTGCTCGAGTACGCGTCGCGCGACGGCAACTTCGCGCTCTCGGTGCCGATCACGCCCTCGGGCGGTCTGACGCCCGATGCGGTGGAAATGCTCGAAGGGTTCGGCCGCTGGATGAAGATCAACGGCCGCGGCATCTACGGTTCAACCGCGTGGCGAGTTTTTAGCGAGGGGACCGGCAAGCTGCCCGGCGGCGCCATCGGCGCCCGGACCGCCGACTATCAATTCTCGAACGAGGACTTCCGATTCACCGTGGGCGCCGACGGCGCACTCTACGTCTGGTGCATGGCGACGCCGGAGAGCGGCGCTACGCTGCTGGTGCGTTCCCTCGCGTCCTCGTCAGCCAACGCCAAGGAGACAATCGAATCGGTCGAGCTGCTCGGGTCCGAATTGGAGGTCGTGTGGGAGCGGCTTGAGGAGGGGCTCCGGATAACGTGCCCCGACATGTCGGCGCTCCGGCACGCGGTTGGCTTCCGGGTGGTCCTCGAGTAG
- a CDS encoding CotH kinase family protein, which yields MPRNHSCHSSRHLKFQQLEARCVLDASGLRISEFMASNDDTLQDFEGDSSDWIELFNPLASEVSLAGLYLTDDSDELTQWQFPSGAAIDAGGYLVVFASGKDVVAPNGEYHTSFRLSADGEYLGLVDVDGQSVIDAFSPEFPAQEKDVSYGLTMSSSPNTLVAEGAIARAWVPTSGVHDAVWTSLGFNDNVFNIQGPTGFGYEDSFNPWPTFVGEYNTAVPNGTSSLYVRTPFTVDSTTGVTQLTLRMKYDDGFVAYLNGVQIAAANAPNATRWNSTATSSHDDFDAISFQDFDVSSAIPLLISGDNVLAIHALNRSSGSSDFLVAPELITSQAAIVAPDAYNYFDAPTPGFGNGDGFAGFAAAAEFNVPHGFYDSPQLVQLSSATAGSQIVYTTDGSTPAVDANLNPVNGSVYSGPIVVTGTTTIRATTFKQDYRPSFVQAASYLFLDDVVDQSPAGQAPSGWPGYNVNGQFLDYGVDPAILSLYGEQAVKDSLAAIPSLTLTTDVENLFDPATGIYVNALNRGFDWERLASVELINPDGSEGFSTNAGLRIRGGAGRNDYNPKHAFRLYFRGDYGDGLLDYPLFGEDGADEFDVLDLRTASNYSWAAWGDSVNGQQNTYLREVFSRDTQADMGHPTTRSNYYHLYLNGQYWGLYQTQERVQEQFAEAYFGGDESDYDVLKADSTEAYTFEISDGNDVAWRQLFDLAQDLDDNPTANADNFWAMQGLTPEGVRDEQLEVLLDVDNLVDYMMIIIYTGGHDTGISAFLGNDRANNWFSIRNRETADQGFQFFLHDNEHSLGSGELTGTLHGTFDIDRTGPFRNALDDNYDFFNPVYLHQDLLSHPAYVQRIIDRVQELMFDDGVLTPDANIARMAERADQVAGAIIAEAARWGDAKRFTPYNKTDWDNEVEWLLDVYFPARHDMVLGQLLQDGLYLPAPTPSQPSGAVPYGLSITLANGVRGGTVYYTTDGQDPRGANGGINQSANVLSGSGPIVLVEDTVVFSRTLAASGYWTGLVQASYTVDSRPGDYDDNGLVEQADYDLWRSTYGSTSDLRADGNHDQVVNAADYAIWRDALAQPAASPADSAEANFVEPAAAAPSEPLAARAPVDASNEPILHAYGEPTAEFASAAATPFFRFWSLPATPFASVPHAKKSPGVAAMATGDRLVSGEARLDAAHAERLLARGHVARSLSRSIVADESLPNEPGATEDHSPSARNTMVASVDQAFASLGGNAAHVPRRRLTGEG from the coding sequence ATGCCCCGCAATCACTCGTGCCACTCCTCGCGACACCTCAAATTCCAGCAGTTGGAAGCGCGGTGCGTGCTGGACGCGTCCGGGCTGCGGATCTCTGAGTTCATGGCGTCCAACGACGACACCCTTCAGGACTTCGAGGGGGACTCTTCCGACTGGATCGAGTTGTTCAACCCGTTGGCGAGCGAGGTGTCGCTCGCCGGGCTCTACCTGACCGACGACAGCGACGAACTCACCCAGTGGCAGTTCCCATCGGGCGCCGCGATCGACGCGGGCGGCTACCTTGTGGTATTTGCTTCGGGCAAGGACGTCGTGGCCCCCAATGGTGAGTACCACACCAGCTTCAGGCTCTCGGCGGACGGTGAGTACCTTGGCCTGGTGGACGTCGACGGGCAGTCGGTCATCGACGCGTTTTCGCCCGAATTCCCAGCCCAGGAGAAAGACGTCTCCTACGGGCTCACGATGTCCAGCTCGCCGAACACTCTGGTGGCCGAGGGCGCGATTGCGCGGGCTTGGGTTCCGACCAGCGGCGTTCACGACGCCGTCTGGACCAGCCTTGGGTTCAACGACAACGTGTTCAACATCCAGGGCCCCACAGGCTTCGGGTACGAGGACTCCTTCAACCCGTGGCCGACTTTTGTGGGCGAGTACAACACGGCGGTCCCGAACGGAACCTCATCGCTGTACGTGCGGACGCCGTTCACCGTCGATTCGACGACCGGAGTCACTCAGCTAACGCTGCGGATGAAGTACGACGACGGCTTCGTCGCCTACCTGAATGGCGTGCAGATTGCTGCGGCCAACGCACCGAACGCGACGAGATGGAACTCGACCGCCACGAGCAGCCACGACGATTTCGACGCAATCTCCTTTCAAGATTTCGACGTGTCGTCGGCGATCCCGTTGCTGATTAGTGGCGATAACGTGCTGGCGATCCACGCCTTGAACCGCTCGTCGGGCAGCTCCGACTTCCTCGTTGCGCCGGAACTGATAACTTCCCAAGCGGCGATTGTCGCCCCCGACGCCTACAACTACTTCGACGCGCCCACGCCTGGGTTCGGCAATGGTGACGGGTTCGCGGGGTTCGCGGCCGCCGCCGAGTTTAACGTCCCCCACGGCTTCTACGACTCGCCTCAATTGGTGCAGCTCAGCTCGGCAACCGCCGGGTCTCAGATCGTTTACACGACCGATGGCTCAACGCCCGCGGTCGACGCTAACCTCAACCCGGTCAACGGCTCGGTCTACTCCGGACCGATCGTGGTGACCGGCACGACGACGATCCGCGCGACCACGTTCAAGCAGGACTATCGGCCGTCGTTCGTGCAGGCGGCCAGCTACCTGTTTCTGGACGACGTCGTCGATCAATCCCCCGCCGGTCAGGCTCCGTCCGGGTGGCCCGGCTACAACGTCAATGGGCAGTTTTTGGATTACGGCGTCGACCCCGCCATCCTCTCGCTGTACGGCGAGCAGGCGGTGAAGGACTCGCTGGCCGCGATCCCGTCGCTCACACTCACTACCGATGTAGAGAACCTGTTTGACCCGGCTACGGGCATCTATGTCAACGCGCTGAACCGCGGATTCGATTGGGAGCGGCTGGCGTCGGTCGAGCTGATCAACCCCGACGGCTCGGAGGGGTTCTCCACGAACGCCGGCCTGCGGATCCGAGGCGGGGCCGGCCGCAACGACTACAACCCGAAGCACGCCTTCCGGCTCTACTTCCGCGGCGACTACGGCGACGGTCTGCTCGACTACCCGTTGTTCGGGGAGGACGGGGCCGACGAGTTTGACGTGCTCGACCTGCGCACCGCCTCGAACTACTCGTGGGCCGCGTGGGGCGACTCGGTGAACGGGCAGCAGAACACCTACCTCCGCGAGGTGTTCTCCCGCGACACCCAGGCGGACATGGGTCACCCCACCACCCGCAGCAACTACTACCACCTCTATCTCAACGGGCAGTACTGGGGGCTGTACCAGACGCAGGAACGCGTGCAGGAGCAGTTCGCAGAGGCGTATTTCGGCGGCGACGAGAGCGACTACGACGTCCTCAAAGCGGACTCGACCGAGGCCTACACCTTCGAGATCTCCGACGGCAACGACGTCGCCTGGCGGCAGTTGTTCGACCTCGCGCAGGACCTCGACGACAACCCAACCGCCAACGCCGACAACTTCTGGGCCATGCAGGGGCTCACTCCCGAAGGCGTGCGGGACGAACAGCTTGAGGTGCTGCTCGACGTCGACAACCTGGTCGACTACATGATGATCATCATCTACACCGGGGGCCACGACACCGGCATCTCGGCGTTCCTCGGGAACGACCGAGCCAACAACTGGTTTAGCATCCGCAACCGCGAGACCGCTGACCAGGGCTTCCAGTTCTTCCTGCACGACAACGAACACTCTCTCGGCTCGGGGGAGCTTACCGGGACGCTGCACGGGACATTCGACATCGACCGCACCGGCCCGTTCCGCAACGCGCTCGACGACAACTACGACTTCTTCAACCCGGTCTACTTGCACCAGGACCTGCTCAGCCACCCCGCCTACGTCCAGCGGATTATCGACCGGGTGCAGGAGCTGATGTTCGACGACGGCGTCCTCACACCCGACGCCAACATCGCCCGAATGGCCGAGCGGGCAGACCAAGTCGCCGGCGCCATCATCGCCGAGGCGGCCCGGTGGGGGGATGCCAAGCGGTTCACCCCCTACAACAAGACCGACTGGGACAACGAGGTCGAGTGGCTGTTGGATGTCTACTTCCCCGCCCGCCACGACATGGTGCTGGGTCAGTTGCTGCAAGACGGGCTCTACCTACCGGCCCCCACCCCCAGCCAACCGAGCGGCGCCGTCCCCTATGGCCTCTCCATAACCTTGGCGAACGGCGTCCGAGGAGGCACGGTCTACTACACCACTGACGGGCAGGATCCACGCGGCGCCAACGGCGGAATCAACCAGTCGGCCAACGTCCTGTCGGGAAGTGGTCCCATCGTGCTCGTCGAGGACACGGTCGTCTTCTCCAGGACGCTCGCGGCGAGCGGCTACTGGACCGGACTGGTGCAAGCTTCCTACACCGTCGACAGCCGGCCCGGAGACTACGACGACAACGGACTGGTCGAACAGGCCGACTACGACCTCTGGCGAAGCACTTACGGATCGACCTCCGACCTCCGCGCCGACGGCAACCACGACCAAGTGGTCAACGCCGCCGACTACGCGATCTGGCGAGACGCCCTCGCACAGCCGGCCGCTTCTCCGGCCGATTCCGCCGAAGCGAACTTCGTCGAGCCCGCGGCCGCGGCGCCAAGCGAGCCACTCGCCGCCCGGGCGCCAGTAGACGCCTCTAACGAGCCGATCCTGCATGCGTACGGAGAGCCGACGGCTGAGTTTGCCTCGGCAGCGGCGACGCCCTTCTTTAGATTCTGGAGTCTGCCTGCCACGCCGTTTGCGAGCGTCCCGCACGCAAAAAAATCGCCTGGCGTCGCCGCGATGGCGACCGGCGATCGCCTGGTGTCTGGCGAGGCCCGGCTGGACGCCGCGCACGCCGAGCGTCTGCTCGCGCGAGGCCACGTCGCCAGAAGTTTGTCGCGATCGATTGTTGCCGACGAGTCGCTGCCTAATGAACCGGGGGCGACTGAAGACCACAGCCCCAGCGCCCGGAACACCATGGTCGCGTCGGTTGATCAGGCCTTCGCTTCTCTTGGCGGCAACGCGGCACACGTGCCCCGTCGTCGGCTCACCGGCGAGGGCTGA